One region of Quercus lobata isolate SW786 chromosome 2, ValleyOak3.0 Primary Assembly, whole genome shotgun sequence genomic DNA includes:
- the LOC115974290 gene encoding lysophospholipid acyltransferase LPEAT1-like isoform X1: METELKDLKSQPSQQPPPQPQPPPLQPTVTNDDVPLLKNSETHHSHNSSNINNNLDELEKKFAAYVRHDVYGRMGRGELPLGEKFLLGIALITLVPVRVVLATTLLVLYYLICRICTLFSAPNREEEEEEDGQEDYAHMGGWRRTVIVQCGRSLSRAMLFVFGFYWIKETNRIPDSTAQGKEESEEPERPGAIISNHVSYIDILYHMHSSFPSFVAKRSVGKLPLVGLISKCLGCVYVQRESKSSDFKGVSGVVTERVREAYQNKSAPMMMLFPEGTTTNGDYLLPFKTGAFLSTVPVRPVILRYPYRRFSPAWDSISGVRHVIYLLCQFVNHLEVVRLPIYCPSQQEKDDPKLYASNVRRLMASEGNLIMSDIGLPEKRVYHAALNGNNSLPSVLHQKDD, from the exons atggaaaccGAACTCAAAGACCTAAAATCCCAACCGTCACAACAACCACCGCCGCAGCCGCAGCCGCCGCCGCTACAACCCACAGTGACAAACGACGACGTTCCGCTCCTTAAAAACTCCGAAACCCACCACAGCCACAACAGCagcaacatcaacaacaacctCGACGAACTCGAGAAGAAATTCGCTGCCTACGTTCGGCATGACGTGTACGGCAGAATGGGACGTGGCGAGCTCCCGTTGGGCGAGAAGTTCCTCCTCGGCATCGCGCTGATCACGCTCGTTCCCGTGCGCGTGGTTTTGGCGACGACTCTGTTGGTCTTGTATTACTTGATTTGCCGGATTTGCACGCTGTTCTCGGCTCCGAatcgagaagaagaagaagaagaagatgggcAAGAAGATTACGCTCACATGGGTGGGTGGAGAAGAACCGTGATTGTTCAGTGTGGGAGGTCACTCTCTAGAGCTATGCTTTTCGTTTTTGGATTCTATTGGATCAAAGAGACTAATCGAATTCCTGACTCCACAGCTCAG GGTAAAGAGGAGTCTGAAGAGCCTGAAAGGCCTGGGGCAATTATATCAAACCATGTGTCATATATTGATATATTGTACCACATGCATTCTTCGTTCCCGAGCTTTGTTGCTAAG CGATCAGTGGGTAAACTTCCTCTAGTAGGTCTCATAAG CAAGTGCCTCGGTTGTGTTTATGTTCAGCGGGAATCCAAGTCATCAGACTTCAAGGGTGTTTCAG GAGTTGTGACTGAAAGAGTTAGAGAagcttatcaaaataaatctGCTCCAATGATGATGCTTTTCCCag aAGGCACAACTACAAATGGAGACTACCTTCTGCCATTCAAGACAGGTGCATTTTTATCAACAGTGCCGGTGCGTCCGGTGATTCTAAGGTATCCTTACAGAAGATTCAGTCCTGCCTGGGATTCAATATCTGGG GTGAGACATGTCATTTATCTTCTCTGTCAATTTGTAAATCACTTAGAGGTGGTACGATTACCTATTTACTGCCCCTCACAGCAAGAAAAGGATGATCCAAAGCTTTATGCTAGTAATGTTAGAAGGTTGATGGCAAGTGAG GGTAATTTGATAATGTCAGATATTGGGCTGCCTGAGAAGCGAGTATATCATGCTGCCCTCAATGGTAATAATAGCCTGCCTAGTGTTTTGCATCAGAAAGACGATTGA
- the LOC115974290 gene encoding lysophospholipid acyltransferase LPEAT1-like isoform X2: METELKDLKSQPSQQPPPQPQPPPLQPTVTNDDVPLLKNSETHHSHNSSNINNNLDELEKKFAAYVRHDVYGRMGRGELPLGEKFLLGIALITLVPVRVVLATTLLVLYYLICRICTLFSAPNREEEEEEDGQEDYAHMGGWRRTVIVQCGRSLSRAMLFVFGFYWIKETNRIPDSTAQGKEESEEPERPGAIISNHVSYIDILYHMHSSFPSFVAKRSVGKLPLVGLISKCLGCVYVQRESKSSDFKGVSGVVTERVREAYQNKSAPMMMLFPEGTTTNGDYLLPFKTGAFLSTVPVRPVILRYPYRRFSPAWDSISGVRHVIYLLCQFVNHLEVVRLPIYCPSQQEKDDPKLYASNVRRLMASEGNLIMSDIGLPEKRVYHAALNGLLSQC, from the exons atggaaaccGAACTCAAAGACCTAAAATCCCAACCGTCACAACAACCACCGCCGCAGCCGCAGCCGCCGCCGCTACAACCCACAGTGACAAACGACGACGTTCCGCTCCTTAAAAACTCCGAAACCCACCACAGCCACAACAGCagcaacatcaacaacaacctCGACGAACTCGAGAAGAAATTCGCTGCCTACGTTCGGCATGACGTGTACGGCAGAATGGGACGTGGCGAGCTCCCGTTGGGCGAGAAGTTCCTCCTCGGCATCGCGCTGATCACGCTCGTTCCCGTGCGCGTGGTTTTGGCGACGACTCTGTTGGTCTTGTATTACTTGATTTGCCGGATTTGCACGCTGTTCTCGGCTCCGAatcgagaagaagaagaagaagaagatgggcAAGAAGATTACGCTCACATGGGTGGGTGGAGAAGAACCGTGATTGTTCAGTGTGGGAGGTCACTCTCTAGAGCTATGCTTTTCGTTTTTGGATTCTATTGGATCAAAGAGACTAATCGAATTCCTGACTCCACAGCTCAG GGTAAAGAGGAGTCTGAAGAGCCTGAAAGGCCTGGGGCAATTATATCAAACCATGTGTCATATATTGATATATTGTACCACATGCATTCTTCGTTCCCGAGCTTTGTTGCTAAG CGATCAGTGGGTAAACTTCCTCTAGTAGGTCTCATAAG CAAGTGCCTCGGTTGTGTTTATGTTCAGCGGGAATCCAAGTCATCAGACTTCAAGGGTGTTTCAG GAGTTGTGACTGAAAGAGTTAGAGAagcttatcaaaataaatctGCTCCAATGATGATGCTTTTCCCag aAGGCACAACTACAAATGGAGACTACCTTCTGCCATTCAAGACAGGTGCATTTTTATCAACAGTGCCGGTGCGTCCGGTGATTCTAAGGTATCCTTACAGAAGATTCAGTCCTGCCTGGGATTCAATATCTGGG GTGAGACATGTCATTTATCTTCTCTGTCAATTTGTAAATCACTTAGAGGTGGTACGATTACCTATTTACTGCCCCTCACAGCAAGAAAAGGATGATCCAAAGCTTTATGCTAGTAATGTTAGAAGGTTGATGGCAAGTGAG GGTAATTTGATAATGTCAGATATTGGGCTGCCTGAGAAGCGAGTATATCATGCTGCCCTCAATG GTTTGTTATCCCAATGCTAA